A single region of the Silene latifolia isolate original U9 population chromosome 8, ASM4854445v1, whole genome shotgun sequence genome encodes:
- the LOC141594741 gene encoding secreted RxLR effector protein 161-like, with amino-acid sequence MIGSLLYLTASRPDIQFSVCACARFQANPKESHFKAVKRIFRYLIGTQGLYLWYPTHYELDLVGFSDADYAGDTLDRKSTSGIATFLGPCLISWASKKQNTVALSTAESEYVSAALCCAQILWVRQQLHDYGLTFETTPIFCDNTSAINISKNPIQHSRTKHIDIRHHFLRDQVEKGHICLSFCKTENQIADILTKPLEREQFERLRSEIGLLGDIPLN; translated from the coding sequence atgatcggttccttactttacttaaccgctagtcgacccgacatacaatttagtgtgtgtgcttgtgcccgtttccaagcaaatcctaaagaatctcatttcaaagccgtcaaacggatttttaggtatttgattggaacacaagggctatatctttggtacccaactcactacgaacttgatcttgtaggtttttcggatgcggactatgccggtgatacattggataggaaaagcacctcgggcattgctactttcctaggaccgtgtctcatttcatgggcttcgaagaagcaaaacaccgttgcattgtccacggccgaaagcgaatatgtgagtgccgctttatgttgtgcacaaattctttgggtacgtcaacaattgcatgattatggccttactttcgagactacccctattttttgtgacaacactagtgcaattaatatatcaaagaatcctatacaacactcacgaactaaacacatcgacatacgacatcattttctacgtgatcaagttgagaaaggtcatatttgtctaagcttttgtaaaacggaaaatcaaattgcggacattcttacaaaaccgttagaaagagaacaattcgaaagacttcggtcggaaattggtttattaggtGACATACCGCTAAATTAA